In Chryseobacterium lactis, a single genomic region encodes these proteins:
- a CDS encoding S8/S53 family peptidase: MKKNILHAKILLVGLLSSGYLSAQHKVDTLPVEKQAIIRDLAVRFSSESARQKDEVQRLKALGHKEFMIENDNYKQLMGADEKGRPMYYTTLNAGASKMVKTTKMYNGGGLGLDISGQNMLIGQWDFSKPRLNHQLLAGKITYPSNQNQTISRHSTNIAGTIVGNNTSNTNARGIAYNASLNAYDWVDDVSEMLVEAGKGVLTANNSYGFDPMYLQTYQFGKYNTTAQNWDALMYGNPYFQIVKAVGNARDLNPAIVPQVSVKQGYDLLEGAGIAKNVLVVGSVKKNENMMTDDEFTISSFSSYGPADDGRIKPDITAPGEEIFSAIETYNAGYGVYKGTSAAAAVVSGAVTLLQQYWKTLNPNYMWSSSVRAILAHTANDKGSLGPDYKYGWGLLNAERASQLVYSNHKNTLVKEENLADGKEYRLYVVAGKADQQPLVATLAWTDPAGNIGNTMTDDETKALINDLDISIVKKDNSGNTQTFYPWKLGGITNYTADATRNSANSVDNIEKVEIENPNGLYQVIIRHKGNLLQGHQNFSLIISGVSFCYSDDLYVLVREKDNIDAPNFVGTAKQIKASNVIKIAADVTYKASRTVELLPDASGGSKTAGFETELGSKFFAYIDPDCGNVDLPLLYKAQSVARTAGKAPASIRAEQQKVEKPEEIMVYPNPAYEEVNVKFRLENPSKVVIALYDASGKEVLRQESSQSFPAGEFMKTLNVKGLPGGAYILYVETAAQKTGKKLIIK, encoded by the coding sequence ATGAAAAAAAATATACTGCATGCCAAAATACTTCTGGTAGGGCTTTTATCTTCCGGTTATCTTTCAGCACAGCACAAAGTTGATACTTTACCGGTAGAAAAGCAGGCTATCATACGGGATTTAGCCGTCAGGTTTTCATCCGAATCCGCCAGACAGAAAGATGAGGTTCAAAGGCTCAAAGCTTTAGGTCATAAAGAATTTATGATTGAGAATGACAACTATAAACAGCTTATGGGTGCTGATGAGAAAGGCAGACCGATGTATTATACAACCCTTAATGCAGGAGCTTCCAAGATGGTGAAAACAACAAAAATGTATAATGGCGGAGGATTAGGATTGGATATTTCCGGACAGAATATGTTGATCGGTCAGTGGGATTTTTCAAAACCAAGACTTAACCACCAGTTATTAGCAGGAAAAATCACTTATCCTTCAAACCAGAATCAAACGATCTCAAGACATAGTACCAATATAGCAGGAACAATTGTCGGAAATAATACTTCGAATACCAATGCCCGGGGAATTGCTTACAATGCTTCATTAAATGCCTACGACTGGGTAGATGATGTATCAGAAATGCTTGTAGAGGCTGGAAAAGGAGTGCTCACAGCAAATAACAGTTATGGTTTTGATCCCATGTATTTACAGACTTATCAATTTGGAAAGTACAATACTACTGCCCAAAATTGGGATGCACTTATGTACGGAAATCCCTATTTTCAGATTGTAAAAGCAGTAGGGAATGCCCGTGATCTTAATCCTGCAATTGTACCACAGGTGAGTGTAAAACAAGGGTATGATCTTTTGGAAGGAGCTGGAATTGCCAAAAATGTTTTGGTTGTAGGATCTGTTAAAAAGAATGAAAATATGATGACGGATGATGAGTTTACCATTTCTTCTTTCAGCAGCTATGGTCCTGCGGATGATGGGAGGATAAAACCGGATATCACTGCCCCCGGTGAGGAAATTTTTTCAGCTATAGAAACGTATAACGCCGGTTATGGGGTGTATAAAGGCACCTCAGCAGCAGCGGCGGTAGTATCCGGAGCAGTGACTTTACTGCAACAATACTGGAAAACGTTGAATCCCAATTATATGTGGTCGTCTTCTGTAAGAGCAATTTTAGCACATACCGCCAATGATAAAGGAAGTTTAGGTCCGGATTATAAATATGGATGGGGATTGCTCAATGCAGAAAGAGCTTCTCAGTTGGTCTATAGTAATCATAAAAATACATTGGTAAAAGAAGAAAATCTGGCTGATGGGAAAGAATACAGATTATATGTGGTAGCAGGAAAAGCTGATCAACAGCCACTTGTTGCTACTTTAGCATGGACAGATCCTGCCGGAAATATAGGGAATACAATGACCGATGATGAGACCAAAGCACTGATTAATGATCTGGACATTAGTATCGTTAAAAAAGATAATTCAGGAAATACGCAAACCTTTTATCCATGGAAGCTAGGCGGTATTACTAATTACACTGCTGATGCTACCCGAAATTCTGCCAATTCCGTAGACAATATCGAAAAAGTTGAAATTGAAAATCCCAATGGTTTATATCAGGTGATCATCAGACACAAAGGAAATCTTTTGCAGGGTCATCAGAATTTTTCGCTGATTATTTCAGGAGTATCTTTCTGTTATTCTGATGATTTGTACGTGTTGGTTCGTGAAAAGGATAATATTGATGCTCCCAATTTTGTAGGGACAGCAAAACAAATTAAAGCATCCAATGTCATAAAAATTGCGGCAGATGTTACGTATAAAGCTTCCAGAACAGTGGAATTATTACCTGATGCATCGGGTGGCAGTAAAACAGCAGGTTTTGAAACAGAGTTAGGAAGTAAGTTTTTTGCTTATATCGATCCGGATTGTGGAAATGTAGATCTTCCATTGCTGTATAAAGCTCAATCCGTTGCCCGTACAGCAGGTAAGGCTCCGGCATCAATCAGAGCAGAACAACAGAAAGTTGAAAAACCGGAAGAGATAATGGTTTATCCGAACCCAGCTTATGAAGAGGTGAATGTCAAATTCAGACTGGAAAATCCTTCCAAAGTAGTTATTGCATTGTATGATGCATCAGGAAAAGAAGTATTGCGACAGGAAAGTTCTCAGAGTTTCCCTGCTGGAGAGTTTATGAAAACTTTAAATGTAAAAGGGTTACCAGGTGGAGCATATATCCTGTATGTAGAAACAGCAGCTCAGAAAACAGGTAAAAAATTAATCATTAAATAA
- a CDS encoding autotransporter outer membrane beta-barrel domain-containing protein, giving the protein MKKHLFILSMLAVSCNYLQAQTWNTAGNAGTNPATDFIGTTDNQPLIFKTNGSEKMKLSPTGRLVFYNINAQTWEKNLYVGGGNENVAGSGNVSVGLGAMSSNISGGGNTTLGFNTMTNSTTGSLNTALGINSMQFSITGSNNVGVGHNTLGGMVAGEYNTAVGFSAMRTWGSTASVPLVGNTAIGNSALMDINNGSYNTIMGHNSFLRTVNASYNVVIGANIAPLVNNANSNIYIGNNIAAVGTSPSNELNIGNWIVGNNGTIGIGEFTSLLPANGVSSDGQKYKLFVKDGIRTEKVKVDIASANNWADYVFKKDYPLMSLSEVEKHIRNKGHLPNIPSASEVVKNGVDLGEMNSRLLEKIEELTLYSIEQEKKLKDQEDKNSKQQAVIDDLVQRMVTIENNQRQR; this is encoded by the coding sequence ATGAAAAAACACTTATTTATTTTATCAATGCTTGCTGTTTCTTGTAACTATTTGCAAGCACAGACATGGAATACTGCAGGAAATGCAGGAACGAATCCTGCCACTGATTTTATCGGGACAACGGATAATCAGCCTTTAATTTTTAAAACTAACGGTTCTGAAAAAATGAAATTATCACCAACAGGTAGGTTGGTGTTTTATAACATTAATGCTCAGACCTGGGAAAAAAATTTGTACGTAGGAGGAGGGAATGAAAATGTAGCCGGGTCAGGAAATGTTTCTGTGGGTTTAGGGGCAATGAGTTCTAATATATCCGGAGGAGGAAACACGACCTTAGGGTTCAATACGATGACAAACAGCACGACAGGTTCTCTGAACACCGCTCTGGGAATCAATTCTATGCAATTTTCAATTACAGGGAGTAATAATGTGGGAGTAGGACACAACACCTTAGGAGGTATGGTTGCCGGGGAGTACAATACGGCAGTTGGATTTTCAGCAATGCGTACCTGGGGAAGTACTGCTTCAGTTCCTCTGGTAGGAAATACTGCAATAGGAAACAGTGCATTAATGGATATTAATAACGGGTCTTATAATACTATAATGGGGCATAACTCATTTCTGAGAACCGTAAATGCCAGTTATAATGTTGTAATAGGAGCCAATATTGCTCCATTAGTCAATAATGCTAACAGCAATATTTACATTGGAAATAATATTGCTGCGGTTGGAACAAGCCCTTCCAATGAATTGAACATCGGAAACTGGATTGTCGGAAACAATGGAACAATCGGTATCGGAGAGTTTACGAGCCTGCTTCCGGCTAACGGAGTTTCTTCAGATGGACAGAAGTACAAGCTTTTTGTGAAAGACGGAATCAGAACCGAAAAAGTAAAGGTAGATATTGCTTCAGCCAACAATTGGGCTGACTATGTATTTAAAAAAGACTATCCGCTGATGTCTTTATCTGAGGTGGAAAAACATATACGAAATAAGGGGCATCTTCCCAATATTCCATCAGCATCAGAAGTGGTGAAGAATGGTGTTGATCTGGGAGAAATGAATAGCAGGCTGTTGGAAAAGATTGAGGAGCTGACTCTGTATTCTATAGAACAGGAGAAAAAGCTTAAAGACCAGGAAGATAAAAACAGCAAACAACAGGCGGTCATAGACGATCTGGTTCAAAGAATGGTAACCATTGAAAACAATCAAAGACAAAGATGA
- a CDS encoding helix-turn-helix domain-containing protein: MRIYLLFLFATVIAFQAFDNRPFEMVDAILKSKNKWVSKAGKIQPKYDAKEEITWNDELERANKENSHLKESHATEKRLYSVVITTILIILAGLMHIIFTTYHKKIYYKGLYLEVIRKREGQNNVQTIPELKNEGDIFELKDINPLIVERILCSLEAFEKEKKYLNKGASLINLAKECGTNTSYMSKVINHYKKQNFASYLNDLRLKYAVELWENHPKLRYKSIQGMAEMTGFNTVQSFSKKFQEKYKIPPTHFLKNLSQNIKAS, from the coding sequence ATGAGAATTTATTTACTCTTTTTATTTGCTACCGTTATTGCTTTTCAGGCCTTTGACAATAGGCCTTTTGAGATGGTGGATGCTATTTTGAAAAGTAAAAATAAATGGGTCAGTAAGGCTGGTAAAATTCAACCAAAATATGATGCAAAAGAAGAAATAACCTGGAATGATGAACTGGAAAGAGCGAATAAAGAGAATTCGCACCTCAAAGAATCACATGCTACGGAAAAGAGATTATATTCTGTAGTGATTACGACAATATTGATCATTCTTGCGGGTCTTATGCATATTATTTTCACTACTTATCATAAAAAAATATACTATAAAGGTCTTTATCTGGAAGTGATCAGAAAACGGGAAGGACAAAACAATGTTCAAACAATACCTGAATTAAAAAATGAAGGCGATATCTTCGAACTTAAGGATATCAATCCTTTGATTGTTGAGCGTATTCTTTGTTCTCTTGAAGCCTTTGAAAAGGAAAAAAAGTATTTGAATAAAGGGGCTTCACTCATCAATCTGGCTAAGGAATGCGGAACCAATACTTCATACATGTCAAAAGTTATCAATCATTATAAAAAGCAGAATTTTGCGTCTTATCTTAATGATTTAAGGTTAAAATATGCGGTGGAACTATGGGAGAATCATCCCAAACTACGGTACAAAAGTATTCAGGGAATGGCAGAAATGACGGGGTTCAATACTGTACAGAGCTTTTCTAAAAAATTTCAGGAAAAATATAAAATACCTCCTACGCACTTTCTTAAAAATCTAAGCCAGAATATAAAGGCTAGCTAG
- a CDS encoding T9SS type A sorting domain-containing protein, producing MNHLYKIIFLSFSSMAFSQSPGGVGEVSLWLKSDAGRSATLSYKDYSNNQHTISVETDKNKPKYSLLNYNDALDFDGTSNFLKIPYVMETLNKVNLFMIYQNKNTDRESALLSTDFSGEKEMYYSTANLYRYNNEQINNIEPRKLDSTASLSMYSKFDVPSGKIGDVLGSSGKSNIYIGKDAGTRNWSAFKGKLPEFFIYRKILTQNERDRVNSYLAIKYGITIPMTEYLSSKSKKVWKKEDYADYPENVAGIGIDQYSGLYQKQSTSTSENKRLIIAGKVLADNNKVNTAQFPDQTFLIWGNSRDGLELGHEMLGQQLLKRKWKIRLSGEKKEESFPTEVVFYIKDIIPVIPEGKNISLVIDRSGKGDFNSTDLETYSAGSIDDKGFAHFKDVVFDKDLSGTDVFTFALGSKLLLAKEIIQASCNNNFGSLKINIQGGSAPYKILLTKDNVSVQNQSSQNPKVNFNNLEAGKYTIEIVDKTNTSSRFSFDINNFASLDGGLAENYTLPPNGFIELDASKNIDNRGTHYQWSSNNGFTSTRPNVKLYEPGEYTIKATASDGCVKISKITVTQSLESGIIIFPNPTHAGENFTIRARLSKTEDINIKIFDMSGRLAKERKESGKSFYEIKESLLVGGTYVVIVETLTQKKTFKLIIN from the coding sequence ATGAATCACTTATATAAAATCATCTTTTTATCTTTCAGTTCCATGGCATTTTCCCAAAGCCCGGGCGGTGTGGGAGAAGTAAGTCTTTGGCTGAAATCAGATGCAGGAAGAAGTGCAACACTTTCGTATAAAGATTATAGTAATAATCAACATACTATATCAGTTGAAACAGATAAAAATAAGCCCAAATATAGTTTACTGAATTATAATGATGCCCTGGATTTTGACGGAACTTCTAATTTTTTGAAGATCCCTTACGTCATGGAAACGTTGAATAAGGTTAACCTATTCATGATTTACCAGAATAAAAATACTGACAGGGAAAGTGCACTGCTTTCGACAGATTTCTCAGGGGAAAAGGAAATGTATTACAGTACAGCCAATCTTTACAGGTATAATAACGAACAAATTAATAACATTGAGCCCAGAAAGCTGGACAGTACAGCTTCCTTAAGTATGTATTCCAAATTTGACGTACCCTCAGGGAAGATAGGTGATGTGCTGGGAAGCTCAGGGAAAAGTAATATTTATATCGGAAAAGATGCAGGAACCAGAAACTGGTCAGCATTCAAAGGAAAATTACCCGAATTTTTTATATACCGTAAGATTTTAACTCAGAATGAACGTGATCGGGTAAATTCTTATTTGGCCATAAAATACGGAATTACAATACCGATGACAGAATATCTGAGTTCAAAGAGCAAAAAAGTATGGAAAAAAGAAGATTATGCAGACTATCCCGAAAATGTAGCAGGAATAGGAATTGACCAATATTCAGGGTTGTATCAGAAACAATCTACAAGTACTTCGGAAAATAAACGATTGATTATTGCCGGTAAAGTTCTGGCTGACAATAATAAGGTAAATACCGCCCAATTCCCTGATCAGACTTTTTTGATCTGGGGAAACAGCAGGGATGGTTTGGAGTTGGGTCATGAAATGTTGGGCCAGCAACTTTTAAAAAGAAAATGGAAAATCCGCTTGTCTGGGGAAAAGAAAGAAGAATCTTTCCCAACAGAAGTTGTTTTTTATATCAAAGACATTATTCCTGTTATTCCTGAAGGAAAGAACATTTCGCTGGTTATTGACCGATCAGGAAAAGGAGATTTCAATAGCACAGACCTGGAGACGTATTCTGCAGGTTCCATCGATGATAAAGGATTTGCCCATTTCAAAGACGTTGTTTTTGACAAAGACCTTTCCGGTACAGATGTCTTCACCTTTGCGTTAGGTTCAAAACTATTATTGGCAAAGGAAATTATACAAGCCAGCTGTAATAATAATTTTGGTTCATTAAAGATTAATATTCAGGGTGGTTCGGCTCCTTACAAGATCCTTCTTACGAAAGATAATGTGTCGGTACAGAATCAGAGTTCTCAGAATCCGAAAGTGAATTTTAATAATCTTGAAGCTGGAAAATATACGATAGAAATTGTGGACAAAACGAATACTTCGTCCCGTTTCAGCTTTGATATCAACAATTTTGCGTCGCTTGACGGCGGACTTGCAGAAAACTATACGTTACCACCGAATGGATTTATTGAACTGGATGCTTCTAAAAATATCGACAACAGAGGAACCCATTATCAATGGTCTTCAAATAATGGATTTACAAGCACCCGTCCCAATGTGAAACTCTATGAGCCGGGAGAGTATACCATTAAAGCAACAGCTTCAGATGGTTGTGTGAAAATAAGTAAAATAACGGTAACACAGTCGTTGGAAAGTGGGATTATTATTTTCCCCAATCCAACACATGCCGGAGAAAACTTCACGATTCGTGCCCGCCTTTCAAAAACTGAAGATATCAATATCAAAATTTTCGATATGTCCGGAAGGCTGGCTAAAGAAAGAAAAGAATCAGGGAAATCTTTCTATGAAATTAAAGAGTCACTTCTTGTGGGCGGAACATATGTCGTGATTGTGGAGACCCTGACTCAGAAAAAAACTTTTAAACTCATCATTAACTAG
- a CDS encoding cupin-like domain-containing protein: protein MGIVLKPIDIVDDISQEDFREKYLKPCKPVVIKNMARKWPAYQKWTMEYMKEVVGDVEVPLYDSSKADPAAPINTPTTKMPFSDYLDLIQREPTDLRIFFFDPIKFAPKLLDDYIPPKNLMGGFLDKYPSMFFGGKGSVTFLHYDIDMPHIFHTHFNGRKHVLLFEYKWKTRLYKLPYATYALEDYDIANPDFEKFPALDGIEGIECYLEHGDTLFMPTGWWHWMKYLDGSFSISLRAWDKSWAVKAHSLWNLAVQRNFDNFMKGRYKKRYMDWKERKAIEKAHDALKKGLPK from the coding sequence ATGGGAATAGTCCTTAAACCAATTGATATTGTAGATGATATTTCACAAGAAGATTTCCGTGAAAAATATCTAAAGCCATGTAAGCCAGTGGTAATCAAGAATATGGCAAGAAAGTGGCCAGCCTATCAAAAATGGACGATGGAGTACATGAAGGAAGTGGTAGGCGATGTTGAAGTTCCTTTGTATGACAGTTCCAAAGCAGATCCTGCAGCCCCTATCAATACCCCGACGACAAAGATGCCTTTTTCAGACTATCTGGACCTTATTCAAAGGGAGCCTACTGATCTGAGAATTTTCTTTTTTGATCCTATTAAATTTGCCCCTAAGTTACTGGACGATTATATTCCGCCAAAGAATCTGATGGGTGGATTTTTGGATAAATATCCGAGTATGTTCTTTGGAGGTAAGGGTTCTGTAACTTTCCTTCATTACGATATTGATATGCCACATATTTTCCACACTCATTTCAATGGAAGAAAACATGTTCTTCTTTTTGAATACAAGTGGAAAACCCGTTTGTATAAGCTTCCGTATGCAACTTATGCATTGGAAGATTATGACATTGCCAACCCGGATTTTGAAAAATTCCCGGCTTTGGATGGTATCGAAGGTATTGAATGTTATCTGGAACACGGTGATACTTTGTTTATGCCTACCGGATGGTGGCATTGGATGAAGTATCTGGATGGATCTTTCTCCATCTCACTTCGTGCATGGGACAAAAGCTGGGCTGTAAAAGCACATTCTCTTTGGAACCTGGCTGTGCAGCGTAATTTCGATAATTTCATGAAAGGCCGTTATAAGAAAAGATATATGGACTGGAAAGAAAGAAAAGCAATTGAAAAAGCTCATGACGCCTTAAAAAAAGGCTTACCTAAATAA